The Anaeromyxobacter diazotrophicus genome includes the window CATCATCGAGGACGGCTGCTTCATCGGCAGCCGCTGCATCATCGTGGAGGGGACGCTGGTCGAGGAGGACTGCGTCCTCGGCGCCAACGTGGTCATCACCGGCTCGACGCCCATCATCGACGTCACCGGCCCGACCGAGGTGGTGCACAAGGGCCGCGTCCCGGCGCGCTCGGTGGTGATCCCCGGCACGCGCCCGAAGCAGTATCCGGCCGGCACCTTCTACATCCCGTGCGCCCTGATCGTCGGGAAGCGCACCGCCTCGACCGACAAGAAGGTCTCGCTCAACCAGGCGCTGCGCGACTTCGAGGTCCAGGTCTGACCGGCCCGGGCGCGCTCGGCGAGGCGCTGGCGGCGCGGACCGAGGCGCTCTGCGCGGTCCGCTCCGTCATCGGCGAGGAGCGCGCCCTGTGCGACGCCCTGGAGCGGGAGGCGCGCGCGCGCTTCCCGGCGGTGGAGCGGGTCAAGAACTCGCTGGTGGTCTGGGTCGATGCTCCACCCCCCTCCTCTCCCCCCCCGGGGGAGAGGGCCGGGGAGAGGGGGCGCGCCGCCACGGATCGCCCGCTGGTCCTCCTCTGCGGCCACCTCGACACCGTCCCCATCCACGCCGCCGACGAGGGGCGCTTTCCCCGCCGCGAGGGCGAGCGGCTCGTCGCGCCCGGCGCCTCCGACATGAAGAGCGGGGTGGCGGTGGCGCTCGAGCTCGCGGAGCGCCTCCCCCGCGCCGGGCGCGACCTCGACCTGGGGCTCGTGCTCTACGCGCGGGAAGAAGGGCCCTTCGAGGAGAACGAGCTCGGCGATCTGCTGCGCGACGTGCCCGCGCTGCGCGGCGCCGCGCTCGCCGTCTGCCTCGAGCCGACCGACGGCGCGGTCCAGCTCGGCTGCGTCGGCTCCCTGCACGCCACCGTCACCTTCACCGGCCGCTCGGCGCACTCGGCCCGGCCCTGGCACGGCGAGAACGCGGTGCACAAGGCGGGGGCGCTCCTCGCGCACCTGGCCGGCCGCGCGCCGCGGGAGGCGGTGAGCGGCGGCCTCGTCTTCCGCGAGGTGATCTCCGCCACCCGCATCGAGGGCGGCCGGGCCCGCAACGTCGTCCCCGACCGCTGCACGCTCAACCTCAACTTCCGCTTCGCCCCCGACAAGAGCCTCGAGGCCGCGGCGGAGGAGCTCCGCGCCCTCGCCCGCGACCACGGCGGGGCTGCGGAGGTCACCGATCTCTCGCCCGCGTGCCCGCCCTGGGCCGACCACCCCCTGGTGCGCCGCCTCCTCGCGCGCACCGGGGCCGCCGCCGAGCCGAAGCAGGCGTGGACCGACGTGGCGCGCCTGGCGCAGGCGGGGATCCCGGCCGTGAACTTCGGCCCGGGCGCGACCTCGCAGGCGCACCAGGCCGGCGAGTGGGTGGAGCTCGCCGCGATCGAGCGGTGCTACCGGGCGCTCGAGGCGTTCCTGCGCGCGACCCCGGCGGCCTGAGCGCTACTCCCCCTCGCCCACCAGCCCCTCGGCGTGCCGCAGCATCCGGTCCAGCCGCGGGCCGAGCCCGGGGCTGAGGCCGACCTC containing:
- the dapE gene encoding succinyl-diaminopimelate desuccinylase, with the protein product MTGPGALGEALAARTEALCAVRSVIGEERALCDALEREARARFPAVERVKNSLVVWVDAPPPSSPPPGERAGERGRAATDRPLVLLCGHLDTVPIHAADEGRFPRREGERLVAPGASDMKSGVAVALELAERLPRAGRDLDLGLVLYAREEGPFEENELGDLLRDVPALRGAALAVCLEPTDGAVQLGCVGSLHATVTFTGRSAHSARPWHGENAVHKAGALLAHLAGRAPREAVSGGLVFREVISATRIEGGRARNVVPDRCTLNLNFRFAPDKSLEAAAEELRALARDHGGAAEVTDLSPACPPWADHPLVRRLLARTGAAAEPKQAWTDVARLAQAGIPAVNFGPGATSQAHQAGEWVELAAIERCYRALEAFLRATPAA